The proteins below are encoded in one region of Terriglobia bacterium:
- a CDS encoding IPT/TIG domain-containing protein produces MRRFIQGLMAALSLLGILMTHLDAQAQAAPQIISVAHSSMPVGGGQIINGTGFGNAQGNSTLTLNGTQIVPWYWTDSQLNVTIPTTTTPGLATLQVTTAGGASNNFNFTVTSPPTINSISPASGTVGTQVTLTGANFGATQGSSTLSLGPAATITTWSDTQIVFNVPQGATPGQQTIWLFVDSVAATENFTVNSQASPTITTMSPASGPTGTQVTIIGSGFGSIQGTNTLTFNGVTATVASWTDTSISASVPPGATSGNVVVTVGGQASNGLPFTIGGFLSGTVSPTVTSVTLTSPNAIDWAHWGTSSDFPLVTSVGFLSDFSLIGATTPIQFSDGEIEYSWTDGFQLGVANRTTTGVSVTGAGNGFHLSIPADVVPQTLLLYVGDWEAQGQLTASLSDNSAPSFVDSSVDIVAANGDHHTNGTYTLTFQATQPGQTLNIDYILETDHGAASGLAGYVSLQSAVLLPAQASVALTSPTNGQTLTSPSDVPVTVSASQIGGAISSVSFLSDGQDVFDAATTPYNFTLASPSPGDHLLTATATNSQGLSTTSAPVLITEVGTGGFLTASVDSPASVDLSAGASDWVHWGSSIPDRKAGINPEISDFKTLADGSAHSIDAASLGGVNYSWSSGVPTDSQIGTATQMKMQAFKNGFTLTIPADTTLRTLKLYLASGYGESTLRVSLSDGSAAPFVQAFSTPNNFSEKGYTIQFQAASSGQKITLTDQVTRDDGFAYVALESVSVLDQNAPHIDSVTPITVPPGGQPITSAPGSQIVVTGTNFGGAQGNAAISLNGVAMNVISWSDSSITAVIPLVQSGPVVVSRGLANSNGVAFVVILPPPPVISFISPSAGVAGSVVTIFGSNFVSSQNNSTVTFNGLAATPSFWSDTQIVVPAPAGVHSGPVVVTTASGPSNGVQFTFTPAIRFAAQAIYVTPDETSLVVAASAKLSVSDAAGNVVTDATWSVDESTIATITSDTTPGAAILQALQPGEVTITATSALGTAQAKAMIYLPGSTPVGTPAWSFYPQTQNGGFADGIKARRNTPDDPYLYFTSFETATAIVDALDESGHSKWKVTLNPHPGNDFIFPIVSAGTNDGGILTMMGECCGDNDNFNTLYRYGPDGKPKWTYTTPTNVTFEPTIGPDGTIYFWSEGDDTNNHDSPLIALDDGTGTEKFRYRGGLPSSRSVISSEQPDTTNPDGTAVTSTNPWQPCAAYFSAARPINVPLPVGGAGENSIQPIVGTDGNLYVMETGENVAYSYSHCALTKIFVPPGAPPADPAYFVSALDGQMQYSASVGIAQITPAGAVQHLPVNSVSWSGEATLGGFVGGWGFDKGASQLPQAFFRRIAPDSNGGLLLAWGGRSSTANDPQQLVLSRLLDGSPVYTVPLPADGEISSNDQGTAFITSRGLSITAVDVASGIPKWSTSSLAALAATDNGGIIHVNAQGTQFVDMNGTPSPTVEGVYPDSYLDPSLFLVEGDFGSRQVVDTSLAGTSLDDEISAGFPVDFDGNSGQQKQPEFKPVQADACSGYDDSLQPTALVLPFAATAGAQRTTQERTDSQKVVRMHYPDWKNIDLKSNDIAVFTITPDHLTGVDTDVTFESVGLPEMTTFKPDGTIDVPSAPRWLKFINRVTQTEVGRVLVDVKQNKKFAVAPYSVSELNGKLKPTSVPTQGVLQNELTRIFPKQTGITLTVSPIKAISVHYNLNAAAGSKALTFPDSEQKQDEEQEIVKATVADFALNQLLVFYVHAFDQTPPTHPDGFTFRNPKLSESGHATINGPTLVRDPEVSQDPHVIFIHNSRQNVTAHELGHYLGSPDIVDADKTNELMFGQAAADHPDPCRIRKREWDRMNPPGTSQ; encoded by the coding sequence ATGCGGCGTTTCATTCAAGGCTTGATGGCAGCTCTCTCCCTTCTAGGCATTTTGATGACCCACCTGGATGCACAAGCTCAAGCGGCACCGCAAATCATTTCGGTTGCCCATAGCAGCATGCCTGTGGGCGGGGGACAAATCATCAATGGAACCGGCTTCGGGAATGCTCAGGGCAACAGCACACTGACTCTGAATGGAACACAGATTGTTCCCTGGTATTGGACTGATTCGCAGTTGAATGTCACCATACCCACGACAACAACGCCTGGTCTGGCAACCCTTCAGGTCACGACGGCTGGAGGAGCGAGCAATAATTTTAACTTCACGGTCACCTCACCACCAACGATCAACAGCATCAGTCCAGCAAGCGGAACCGTCGGAACTCAGGTGACACTTACGGGAGCGAACTTCGGGGCAACGCAGGGCAGCAGCACGTTGAGCCTCGGCCCGGCGGCGACCATCACCACCTGGTCGGACACGCAGATCGTATTCAATGTCCCGCAAGGCGCCACTCCAGGGCAGCAGACGATTTGGCTTTTTGTGGACTCCGTTGCGGCAACTGAAAACTTTACCGTCAACTCGCAAGCATCTCCTACAATCACAACCATGTCGCCCGCAAGCGGTCCTACGGGAACACAGGTGACAATTATCGGCTCCGGATTTGGCTCAATCCAGGGTACCAACACGTTGACATTTAACGGTGTCACTGCAACGGTGGCAAGCTGGACAGACACAAGTATTAGTGCGTCAGTACCGCCCGGAGCCACATCGGGCAATGTGGTTGTGACGGTGGGCGGGCAGGCCAGCAACGGGCTTCCGTTCACAATTGGCGGTTTTTTGTCAGGAACTGTTTCTCCGACAGTCACATCGGTCACCCTAACCTCGCCTAATGCAATTGACTGGGCACATTGGGGTACATCGTCCGACTTTCCTCTAGTGACAAGTGTTGGATTTCTTTCGGATTTCAGTCTCATCGGGGCAACTACCCCAATTCAGTTCAGCGACGGCGAGATCGAATACAGCTGGACTGATGGCTTCCAACTCGGCGTGGCTAACCGCACGACGACCGGTGTATCGGTTACTGGCGCCGGCAACGGATTTCATCTCAGCATTCCTGCGGATGTGGTTCCTCAGACCTTGCTCCTTTACGTCGGAGATTGGGAAGCGCAAGGCCAACTCACCGCATCGCTGAGTGACAACAGCGCTCCATCCTTCGTTGACTCTTCGGTTGATATCGTGGCAGCGAATGGCGATCATCATACGAACGGCACGTACACGCTGACGTTCCAAGCTACCCAGCCAGGCCAAACTTTAAACATTGATTACATCTTGGAAACGGATCACGGTGCAGCCTCTGGGCTGGCAGGCTATGTGTCATTGCAATCCGCAGTTCTACTGCCTGCACAGGCATCAGTGGCTCTAACTTCTCCAACAAACGGGCAAACCCTCACTTCTCCTTCAGACGTGCCGGTGACTGTCAGCGCGTCTCAGATCGGCGGGGCCATCAGCTCCGTTTCGTTCCTCAGTGACGGTCAGGACGTTTTCGATGCGGCCACCACTCCCTACAACTTCACCCTCGCGAGCCCATCGCCAGGCGACCATCTACTAACGGCGACTGCAACCAACAGTCAGGGTCTGAGTACCACGTCGGCCCCGGTCTTGATAACTGAGGTCGGCACAGGTGGCTTCTTGACCGCTTCCGTCGATTCTCCCGCCAGTGTTGATCTGAGTGCAGGCGCATCCGATTGGGTGCATTGGGGAAGCTCAATTCCAGACCGTAAGGCAGGAATCAACCCGGAAATCAGTGACTTTAAGACACTGGCCGACGGTTCTGCCCACTCTATTGACGCGGCCAGCCTCGGCGGTGTCAATTACAGTTGGAGTTCCGGTGTTCCCACGGATTCCCAAATTGGAACCGCCACCCAGATGAAGATGCAGGCTTTTAAGAACGGATTTACCCTGACAATTCCTGCGGATACCACCCTTCGCACATTGAAGCTATATCTGGCGTCGGGATATGGGGAATCCACCTTGCGGGTCAGTTTGAGCGATGGCAGTGCTGCGCCTTTCGTGCAAGCCTTTTCAACCCCCAATAATTTCAGTGAAAAGGGGTACACCATCCAGTTCCAGGCCGCCTCTTCAGGTCAAAAAATTACACTTACCGATCAAGTAACGCGTGATGATGGCTTTGCCTATGTGGCGCTAGAATCCGTATCCGTCCTCGATCAGAATGCGCCGCACATAGATTCTGTCACTCCCATCACGGTTCCACCTGGCGGCCAGCCCATCACTTCCGCACCCGGTAGCCAAATCGTTGTGACTGGCACCAACTTCGGAGGCGCACAGGGCAATGCTGCGATTTCACTGAACGGCGTTGCCATGAACGTAATCTCCTGGAGCGACAGTTCCATCACGGCTGTCATTCCTCTGGTCCAAAGCGGGCCCGTTGTGGTCTCACGCGGCCTAGCGAATAGCAACGGCGTTGCTTTCGTGGTCATCTTGCCGCCCCCGCCGGTGATTTCATTCATCAGTCCCAGTGCCGGGGTCGCTGGTAGTGTTGTCACCATTTTCGGGTCGAATTTCGTCTCTTCGCAAAACAACAGCACAGTAACGTTCAATGGCCTCGCGGCCACTCCGAGTTTCTGGAGTGACACGCAGATCGTTGTTCCGGCTCCCGCAGGAGTGCATTCCGGTCCCGTAGTCGTTACAACCGCCAGCGGTCCGAGTAATGGAGTCCAATTCACATTTACCCCAGCCATTCGGTTCGCGGCCCAGGCGATCTATGTCACGCCAGACGAAACTAGTCTGGTGGTCGCAGCATCTGCCAAGCTCAGCGTATCAGACGCGGCGGGCAATGTCGTCACTGATGCAACCTGGAGCGTTGACGAGTCCACGATCGCTACAATCACTTCAGATACCACTCCGGGAGCAGCTATCCTTCAGGCACTGCAACCGGGCGAAGTGACCATTACCGCGACGTCTGCTCTGGGCACTGCTCAGGCAAAGGCGATGATCTATTTGCCTGGTAGCACGCCCGTGGGGACGCCCGCTTGGAGCTTTTATCCGCAGACACAAAATGGTGGTTTTGCCGATGGAATAAAGGCAAGACGGAATACCCCGGACGATCCTTATCTTTACTTCACATCATTCGAGACCGCCACGGCAATCGTGGATGCACTTGACGAAAGCGGCCACTCGAAGTGGAAAGTGACCCTCAATCCGCACCCAGGAAATGACTTTATCTTTCCCATTGTCTCCGCCGGCACTAACGACGGCGGCATTCTGACGATGATGGGTGAGTGCTGCGGCGACAACGACAATTTCAATACCTTGTATCGATATGGGCCCGATGGCAAGCCCAAGTGGACATACACAACACCAACTAATGTCACATTCGAGCCGACGATCGGACCCGACGGTACGATATACTTCTGGTCAGAGGGAGACGACACAAACAATCACGATTCTCCTCTCATCGCGCTCGACGATGGCACAGGTACAGAAAAGTTCAGGTATCGTGGCGGATTGCCCTCCTCGCGGAGCGTAATCTCTTCGGAGCAGCCAGACACCACGAACCCTGACGGCACCGCCGTCACCTCTACGAATCCGTGGCAGCCTTGTGCAGCTTATTTTTCCGCTGCGAGGCCAATCAATGTTCCGTTACCGGTGGGAGGTGCTGGCGAGAATTCAATTCAGCCTATTGTCGGAACAGATGGTAATTTATATGTCATGGAGACAGGAGAGAATGTCGCCTATAGCTACTCACACTGCGCGCTCACTAAAATTTTTGTCCCACCAGGAGCGCCGCCCGCAGATCCTGCTTACTTCGTGAGCGCCCTTGACGGTCAAATGCAGTACAGTGCAAGTGTGGGTATAGCCCAAATCACCCCCGCCGGCGCAGTACAACACCTCCCGGTGAATAGCGTATCCTGGAGCGGTGAAGCCACTTTAGGCGGCTTTGTCGGCGGTTGGGGTTTTGACAAGGGCGCGTCACAGCTGCCCCAGGCTTTCTTCAGAAGGATCGCTCCCGATAGCAACGGAGGGCTATTGCTTGCCTGGGGTGGGAGATCATCGACCGCGAATGATCCGCAGCAACTCGTTCTGTCTCGGCTTTTGGATGGCAGCCCGGTGTATACAGTGCCGCTACCGGCCGACGGCGAGATTTCAAGCAATGACCAAGGCACGGCTTTTATAACCAGCCGAGGGCTGAGCATTACAGCTGTGGATGTCGCAAGTGGTATCCCGAAGTGGAGCACGAGCAGCTTAGCTGCGCTTGCGGCGACAGACAACGGTGGCATCATTCATGTGAATGCACAAGGGACTCAGTTCGTAGATATGAATGGTACGCCATCACCAACAGTTGAGGGAGTGTACCCTGACTCGTATCTCGACCCGAGCTTGTTCCTAGTCGAGGGGGATTTTGGGTCCAGGCAGGTGGTCGATACCTCGCTGGCGGGCACATCCTTGGACGATGAAATCAGTGCAGGCTTTCCAGTCGATTTCGATGGAAATTCGGGCCAGCAAAAACAACCTGAATTCAAGCCCGTGCAGGCGGATGCTTGTTCGGGTTATGACGACAGCCTACAGCCCACCGCGTTGGTACTTCCGTTCGCAGCGACTGCCGGCGCGCAACGGACTACTCAGGAAAGGACTGATTCGCAGAAAGTCGTCAGGATGCACTATCCCGACTGGAAAAATATTGACCTGAAAAGCAACGATATCGCAGTTTTCACCATAACCCCGGATCATTTGACTGGTGTCGATACCGACGTCACGTTCGAATCCGTTGGTCTGCCCGAAATGACGACGTTTAAGCCGGACGGAACGATTGACGTTCCCTCTGCTCCTCGTTGGCTAAAGTTCATCAACCGTGTGACCCAGACGGAGGTTGGACGTGTCTTAGTAGATGTTAAGCAGAACAAAAAATTTGCCGTTGCGCCTTATAGCGTAAGCGAACTGAATGGCAAATTGAAGCCGACTAGCGTACCGACACAGGGAGTACTGCAAAATGAACTGACTCGCATCTTCCCCAAACAGACGGGGATTACTCTTACTGTATCTCCGATTAAGGCTATATCGGTGCACTACAACCTCAACGCAGCAGCCGGCAGTAAGGCTCTGACATTTCCTGATAGCGAACAGAAACAAGACGAAGAGCAGGAGATTGTAAAAGCCACAGTGGCAGACTTCGCGCTCAATCAACTCTTAGTTTTTTATGTGCACGCCTTTGATCAAACGCCTCCCACCCACCCGGATGGGTTCACCTTTCGTAATCCCAAACTGTCAGAATCTGGACATGCTACTATCAACGGGCCAACTCTGGTTCGCGATCCTGAAGTCAGTCAGGATCCGCATGTAATTTTTATTCACAATTCGAGGCAAAATGTTACGGCTCACGAACTGGGACATTACCTCGGCTCACCTGACATCGTAGATGCGGATAAGACGAATGAGTTGATGTTTGGACAAGCTGCGG
- a CDS encoding PRTRC system protein E translates to MFKELQPLLAKRSLTITVAALGEGQIRVNVIPHSRPEDTKVNEQIKYSHKDEVAAIPEAAVKALTTPISLTGTAEEIDARLSDVLLQFVESHSQLQATFDRASAEISDAVKAIDERNKNKSKAKTAGAKTEQKQDPKPKPDDAKPKTEETLPLWWTDKSVAPPGAPAPQSTNSPAAPANGSAANSQSTNAQEAGSLCQ, encoded by the coding sequence ATGTTCAAAGAATTACAGCCTCTGCTCGCGAAGCGTTCGCTGACAATCACGGTCGCCGCGCTGGGTGAGGGGCAAATCAGGGTCAATGTTATCCCGCATTCGCGTCCTGAAGACACCAAAGTCAACGAACAGATCAAGTATTCACACAAAGATGAGGTCGCTGCGATTCCGGAGGCGGCCGTGAAAGCCCTGACAACGCCGATCTCGCTGACTGGAACGGCAGAAGAGATTGACGCGAGGCTCTCAGATGTACTGCTTCAATTCGTCGAGTCCCATAGCCAGCTTCAGGCCACCTTTGATCGGGCCAGTGCGGAAATCTCGGATGCCGTGAAAGCGATTGACGAACGCAATAAGAACAAGTCGAAGGCCAAAACCGCCGGCGCCAAGACCGAGCAGAAGCAAGATCCCAAGCCAAAGCCCGACGACGCCAAACCCAAAACTGAGGAGACTCTGCCGCTCTGGTGGACAGACAAATCAGTTGCGCCGCCCGGAGCCCCTGCGCCACAAAGCACGAACTCCCCAGCAGCACCGGCCAATGGTTCAGCGGCAAACAGCCAATCCACGAATGCACAGGAGGCAGGGTCTCTATGCCAGTAA
- a CDS encoding PRTRC system protein C, with protein MPVTVTTIEREFVFDGHPLPDPNPNMSVEQVREMYIPTHPEITTATVTGPEPIDDKLRYTFSRAIGHKG; from the coding sequence ATGCCAGTAACAGTCACCACGATTGAGCGGGAGTTCGTATTTGACGGACATCCGCTCCCCGATCCAAATCCCAACATGTCGGTCGAACAGGTGCGCGAGATGTATATTCCCACGCACCCGGAAATCACTACTGCTACCGTGACCGGCCCTGAACCTATCGATGACAAGCTCCGTTATACGTTCAGCCGGGCTATCGGGCACAAGGGATAA
- a CDS encoding PRTRC system protein B — protein MRVTTEIGNRHEFVLKQALLVYEDQLSRREQFVTVHDVIREGSPPHQSRLGPGRLLTTAFLKQLCRGLERRGQAIILPENVLACTSDLLVWWTPQRQHRMFFSDGAEDRRELNGRACPHPALVWLVRHGRLSLRALDQSIRPKPATPLMIAPYWNTEPLRGDVCEGDMRRPRETAVNNMLEWEEGFFNSRFTHPSGMGKLTTHPGGFIGLWTELAGKHQFPSQYLLPARQTLQQFVGEAA, from the coding sequence ATGCGTGTAACTACGGAGATCGGTAACAGGCACGAGTTTGTATTGAAACAAGCGTTACTGGTCTATGAGGACCAGCTTTCCAGGCGCGAACAGTTCGTCACAGTCCATGACGTTATTCGCGAAGGCTCGCCGCCGCACCAATCGCGGCTGGGCCCGGGCCGGCTCCTTACGACTGCCTTCCTGAAACAGCTGTGCCGCGGCCTGGAGCGCCGAGGACAAGCAATTATCCTGCCAGAGAATGTCCTGGCCTGCACGTCGGACCTGCTGGTGTGGTGGACACCTCAAAGGCAGCATCGCATGTTCTTTTCCGATGGCGCCGAAGACCGCCGTGAACTCAACGGCAGGGCCTGCCCCCATCCAGCCCTGGTCTGGTTGGTGAGGCACGGGCGCCTCTCCCTACGGGCGCTGGACCAGTCCATTCGACCTAAACCCGCGACTCCTCTGATGATTGCTCCTTACTGGAATACTGAGCCTTTGCGCGGGGACGTTTGCGAGGGTGACATGCGGCGGCCACGTGAGACCGCCGTCAACAACATGCTTGAATGGGAAGAAGGATTCTTCAACAGCAGGTTCACTCATCCCAGCGGCATGGGCAAGCTGACGACTCATCCTGGCGGGTTCATTGGGCTGTGGACCGAGCTGGCCGGCAAGCACCAGTTCCCAAGTCAATATCTATTGCCGGCGAGGCAGACGTTGCAGCAATTTGTGGGAGAGGCAGCATAA
- a CDS encoding PRTRC system ThiF family protein — protein sequence MYRVAVIGCGGTGSAVIGGLPFLHQALTAIGHPGLQVIIADGDRVSATNCVRQPFSESEIGLFKSTVLVNRLNLFWGLNWQASTEYVTRKTEGKMDILISCVDTRAARFEIVRSRLFKECGYWLDIGNTADGGQFVLGQPQNTRNKWTRNRLPTVADLFPEIIEPALDKGDDLPSCSAIEALERQEPFINQTLAYHALAMLARLFRHEEIVYHGGFVNLASGRMAPLTVGLVDKCRSN from the coding sequence ATGTATAGAGTGGCCGTGATCGGATGCGGGGGGACAGGCTCAGCCGTCATTGGCGGCTTGCCATTCCTGCATCAGGCACTGACCGCGATCGGCCATCCCGGCCTGCAGGTGATCATTGCTGATGGAGACAGAGTCTCAGCAACGAATTGTGTGCGGCAGCCGTTCTCTGAGTCGGAGATCGGTTTGTTCAAATCAACCGTGCTGGTGAACCGGCTGAACTTATTCTGGGGATTGAACTGGCAGGCCTCCACCGAATATGTGACCAGGAAGACCGAGGGCAAGATGGACATTCTCATTTCCTGCGTGGACACGCGTGCCGCACGTTTTGAAATTGTCCGTTCGCGGCTCTTCAAGGAATGCGGCTACTGGCTGGACATCGGGAATACAGCGGACGGTGGTCAGTTTGTGTTAGGGCAGCCACAGAACACCCGAAACAAGTGGACACGAAACAGACTGCCAACCGTGGCTGACTTGTTTCCAGAGATTATCGAACCCGCCCTCGACAAAGGTGACGATCTCCCGTCATGCAGTGCGATCGAAGCGCTCGAGCGGCAGGAGCCATTTATCAACCAAACGCTCGCATATCATGCTCTGGCCATGCTGGCACGACTCTTCCGGCATGAAGAGATTGTTTATCACGGCGGCTTCGTCAATCTAGCGAGCGGAAGAATGGCACCGCTGACAGTAGGGCTGGTAGACAAATGCAGAAGCAACTGA
- a CDS encoding DUF1778 domain-containing protein: protein MAQVLKRRSGSRTRKEQRLEARITPDQKRLIERAAQLRGTTVTEFVVASAQQAAADTIKDFEVLTLRDQARKVFVNAILNPPPPNEAARAAARRYKAQLGG from the coding sequence ATGGCACAGGTGTTAAAACGTCGTTCAGGCTCCCGCACCCGAAAGGAGCAGCGATTAGAGGCCAGGATCACTCCGGATCAAAAGCGTTTGATTGAGCGTGCCGCTCAGCTGCGCGGCACAACAGTTACGGAATTTGTCGTTGCCAGCGCGCAGCAAGCAGCGGCGGATACGATCAAGGATTTTGAGGTATTGACCCTCCGCGACCAGGCCCGCAAAGTTTTTGTGAATGCAATACTCAACCCGCCCCCTCCAAACGAGGCCGCACGTGCCGCCGCACGTCGATACAAAGCACAATTGGGAGGGTAA
- a CDS encoding GNAT family N-acetyltransferase, giving the protein MTKEREEPHFVIEPLGTRHDRAAFSCGNHQLDSYLQKQAGQDLKKRAAVPFVITPDHKIIAGFYTLSQYAVDLGELPEDISKRMPRYPMVSTTLLGRLAVSERFRGQGLGEMLLMDALHRALQSSEQIASAAVVVDAKDDQAVVFYRKYGFIDLPKIERRLFLPMATIAQLFSGDE; this is encoded by the coding sequence TTGACAAAGGAACGCGAAGAACCTCACTTTGTGATTGAGCCGCTCGGAACAAGGCATGACCGAGCGGCTTTCTCTTGTGGCAACCACCAACTGGATTCATATTTGCAGAAGCAAGCTGGGCAAGACCTGAAAAAGAGGGCAGCCGTGCCATTTGTGATCACTCCCGATCACAAGATAATTGCCGGCTTCTACACCCTCTCGCAATACGCAGTGGATTTGGGAGAACTGCCGGAAGATATCAGCAAAAGGATGCCCAGATATCCGATGGTGTCGACGACACTCCTTGGGCGTCTGGCAGTCAGCGAGAGATTTCGGGGCCAAGGTTTAGGGGAGATGCTGCTCATGGATGCACTGCATCGTGCGCTGCAATCGAGCGAACAGATCGCTTCCGCGGCAGTTGTCGTAGACGCGAAAGACGACCAGGCGGTTGTGTTTTACAGGAAGTACGGATTCATCGATCTTCCCAAAATCGAAAGACGACTCTTCTTGCCCATGGCTACCATTGCGCAGCTGTTCTCTGGAGACGAGTGA